The following proteins are encoded in a genomic region of Comamonas resistens:
- a CDS encoding type IV pilus twitching motility protein PilT produces the protein MDITQLLAFSVKNKASDLHLSAGLPPMIRVHGDVRRINIDPLDHKTVHAMVYDIMSDAQRKQYEEFLEVDFSFEIEGLARFRVNAFNQNRGAAAVFRTIPSKILTLEQLNAPKIFSDLALKPRGLVLVTGPTGSGKSTTLAAMVNYLNETEYGHILTVEDPIEFVHESKKCLINQREVGPMTLSFAAALKSALREDPDAILVGEMRDLETIRLAMTAAETGHLVFGTLHTSSAAKTIDRIIDVFPAEEKEMVRAMLSESLQAVISQTLCKTKDGQGRVAAHEIMLGTPAIRNLIREAKVAQMYSTIQTSQNMGMQTLDQNLTDLVRRNVISAAEARSKAKIPENFPG, from the coding sequence GTGGACATCACGCAATTGCTGGCATTCAGTGTCAAGAACAAGGCTTCGGACTTGCATTTGTCCGCGGGACTGCCACCCATGATCCGCGTCCACGGCGATGTGCGCCGCATCAATATCGATCCGCTCGATCACAAGACCGTGCACGCCATGGTCTACGACATCATGAGCGATGCGCAGCGCAAGCAGTACGAAGAATTCCTGGAGGTGGACTTCTCGTTCGAGATCGAAGGTCTGGCCCGCTTCCGTGTCAACGCCTTCAACCAGAACCGCGGCGCGGCCGCCGTGTTCCGTACCATTCCGAGCAAGATTCTGACGCTGGAGCAGCTCAACGCCCCCAAGATTTTCTCCGACCTGGCCCTGAAGCCGCGCGGACTGGTGCTCGTAACCGGCCCCACGGGTTCGGGCAAATCGACCACGCTGGCAGCCATGGTCAACTACCTCAACGAGACCGAGTACGGCCACATTCTGACGGTGGAAGACCCCATCGAATTCGTGCATGAATCCAAGAAATGCCTGATCAACCAGCGCGAAGTCGGCCCCATGACGCTGTCGTTCGCCGCGGCGCTGAAGTCCGCGCTGCGTGAGGACCCGGACGCGATTCTGGTCGGTGAAATGCGCGACCTGGAAACCATACGCCTGGCCATGACGGCCGCCGAAACCGGCCACCTGGTGTTCGGCACGCTGCACACCTCATCGGCCGCCAAGACCATCGACCGTATCATCGACGTGTTCCCGGCCGAGGAAAAGGAAATGGTGCGCGCCATGCTGTCCGAGTCGCTGCAGGCCGTGATCTCGCAGACGCTGTGCAAGACCAAGGACGGCCAGGGCCGCGTTGCGGCGCACGAGATCATGCTGGGCACGCCCGCCATCCGCAACCTGATTCGCGAGGCCAAGGTGGCGCAGATGTACTCCACCATCCAGACCAGCCAGAACATGGGCATGCAGACGCTGGACCAGAACCTGACCGACCTGGTTCGCCGCAATGTCATCAGCGCCGCCGAGGCCCGTTCCAAGGCGAAAATTCCCGAAAATTTCCCTGGGTAA
- a CDS encoding YggS family pyridoxal phosphate-dependent enzyme — protein sequence MTMIENNLGQIHARMAAACAQANRPVTSLQLLAVSKTFGADAVREAVLAGQRSFGENYIQEAVDKIAAVRAMALPGGEALQWHCIGPIQSNKTRLVAENFDWAQTVDRLKIAERLSAQRPAGMAPLNVCIQVNVDGGATKSGVIPQDALALVEAIARLPRLMLRGIMSIPDDTPDFEAQCAVHKKAAAIFDEIKACGLPGLEQFDTLSMGMTGDLEAAVAAGSTMVRVGSGVFGRRTYSTPTP from the coding sequence ATGACGATGATTGAAAACAATCTGGGGCAGATTCATGCCCGCATGGCTGCGGCTTGCGCTCAGGCAAACCGTCCCGTGACATCGCTGCAACTACTGGCCGTCTCCAAGACCTTTGGTGCCGATGCGGTGCGCGAAGCCGTGCTGGCCGGTCAGCGCAGCTTTGGCGAGAACTATATCCAGGAGGCCGTGGACAAGATCGCTGCCGTGCGCGCCATGGCGCTGCCAGGCGGCGAGGCGCTGCAATGGCATTGCATAGGTCCGATCCAGAGCAACAAGACTCGACTGGTGGCCGAGAACTTCGATTGGGCCCAGACCGTGGACCGGCTTAAGATTGCCGAGCGGCTGTCGGCCCAGCGCCCGGCTGGCATGGCACCGCTCAACGTCTGCATACAGGTCAATGTGGATGGCGGTGCGACCAAGTCCGGTGTGATACCGCAAGACGCGCTGGCGCTGGTCGAAGCCATTGCCAGGCTGCCCCGGCTGATGTTGCGCGGCATCATGAGCATTCCCGATGACACTCCTGATTTTGAAGCGCAATGCGCAGTTCACAAAAAGGCTGCAGCCATTTTTGATGAAATAAAAGCCTGCGGCCTGCCGGGGCTTGAACAGTTCGACACCCTGTCCATGGGCATGACGGGGGACCTGGAAGCCGCCGTGGCGGCGGGCAGCACCATGGTGCGGGTGGGAAGCGGAGTGTTTGGACGGCGTACTTACAGTACGCCAACCCCCTGA
- a CDS encoding TetR/AcrR family transcriptional regulator — protein sequence MPATSRKISKTPPPPVAPRGRQRFPTAGSDEKRERILKAAEALFDRYGYASTTIEQIVQALGVTKPFVYYYFRNKQEIFETLCWAPTEACFTVLDFAADDPRPAHEKAIDGLQRLIAATIAHYPAGFFPYREPQAFSPAYLKASRNVAQQFYKQLCELLEEGRASGHFHFRETRITAQAACSLPGFLYNWYQPGGRLGPAEMVAELTDLATRVLGLNLTPAALPTPAKRRGNPPSARKNSTKKSTTPSSTT from the coding sequence ATGCCCGCCACGTCCAGAAAGATCTCAAAAACGCCGCCACCACCCGTGGCTCCGCGCGGCCGGCAGCGCTTTCCCACGGCGGGCTCGGACGAGAAGCGCGAGCGCATTCTCAAGGCCGCCGAAGCGCTGTTCGACCGCTATGGCTATGCCAGCACGACCATAGAGCAGATCGTGCAGGCGCTGGGCGTGACCAAGCCTTTTGTCTACTACTACTTTCGCAACAAGCAGGAGATTTTCGAGACCCTGTGCTGGGCACCGACCGAGGCCTGCTTCACGGTGCTGGACTTTGCGGCCGACGACCCGCGCCCTGCGCATGAAAAAGCGATTGACGGCCTGCAGCGCCTGATTGCCGCCACCATTGCGCACTACCCTGCGGGCTTTTTCCCCTATCGCGAACCACAGGCCTTCAGCCCTGCCTACCTCAAGGCTTCGCGCAACGTGGCTCAACAGTTCTACAAGCAGCTCTGCGAGCTGCTCGAAGAAGGGCGGGCCAGCGGTCACTTTCATTTTCGTGAGACGCGCATCACCGCCCAGGCCGCCTGCAGCCTGCCCGGCTTTCTCTACAACTGGTACCAGCCGGGCGGACGCCTGGGGCCCGCCGAGATGGTGGCGGAACTCACCGATCTGGCCACGCGCGTGCTGGGTTTGAACCTCACTCCCGCCGCCTTGCCAACCCCGGCCAAACGCCGCGGCAACCCGCCATCTGCACGCAAAAATTCCACGAAAAAAAGCACCACCCCCTCATCCACCACATAA
- a CDS encoding NAD(P)-dependent oxidoreductase: MTATIAPRSYEPCASTPVAFLGLGVMGAPMAAHLAAAGHQVTVYNRTAAKAEQWAQQFGGRHAATPREAVQGARMVFCCVGNDDDLRAVVEGENGALAGMESGAILVDHTTASAQIARELYVQALQRGLHFIDAPVSGGEAGAVNGQLTVMCGGDEAVFEQAAPVAAAFSRAFTHMGPSGSGQLTKMVNQICVAGLVQALSEAIAFGLRADLDVNKVLDVIGKGAAQSWQLDNRGKTMAVGKFDFGFAVDWMRKDLNLVLEEAQRNGARLPVTALVDQFYADVQAMGGNRWDTSSLIQRLR, from the coding sequence ATGACTGCCACCATCGCCCCCCGCAGCTACGAGCCTTGCGCCTCCACGCCCGTGGCCTTTCTGGGCCTCGGTGTCATGGGTGCGCCCATGGCCGCACATCTGGCAGCCGCAGGCCATCAGGTCACGGTCTACAACCGCACAGCGGCCAAAGCCGAGCAGTGGGCCCAGCAATTCGGTGGCCGCCATGCAGCAACGCCACGCGAAGCCGTACAGGGCGCTCGCATGGTGTTTTGCTGTGTTGGCAATGATGACGACCTGCGCGCCGTTGTCGAAGGCGAAAACGGCGCCCTGGCAGGCATGGAATCCGGGGCCATCCTTGTGGACCACACCACGGCCTCGGCCCAGATTGCCCGTGAGCTGTACGTGCAGGCCCTGCAGCGTGGTCTGCACTTTATCGATGCGCCGGTTTCTGGCGGCGAGGCCGGGGCCGTCAACGGTCAGCTCACGGTGATGTGCGGTGGCGATGAAGCCGTGTTCGAACAGGCCGCGCCAGTGGCTGCAGCCTTCTCTCGCGCCTTTACCCATATGGGTCCCAGCGGCAGCGGCCAGCTGACCAAGATGGTCAACCAGATCTGCGTTGCAGGTCTGGTTCAGGCTCTGTCCGAAGCCATCGCCTTCGGCCTGCGCGCCGATCTGGATGTCAACAAGGTGCTGGATGTCATCGGCAAGGGCGCAGCCCAGAGCTGGCAACTGGACAACCGCGGCAAGACCATGGCGGTGGGCAAGTTCGATTTCGGTTTTGCGGTCGACTGGATGCGCAAGGACCTGAACCTGGTGCTGGAGGAAGCGCAACGCAACGGAGCCCGCCTGCCCGTGACGGCGCTGGTGGACCAGTTCTATGCCGATGTGCAGGCCATGGGCGGCAACCGCTGGGACACATCAAGCCTGATTCAGCGCCTGCGCTAA
- a CDS encoding acetyl-CoA carboxylase family protein, whose product MFEKVLIANRGEIAVRIIRALQELGIASLAVYAQDDAAALHVNADEAVALNASGPAAYLDGAQLLRIAQEHGCDALHPGYGFLSENADFARACAAAGLRFIGPTPEQLALLGDKARARALAQQCEVPLMPGSQEAVTLEQAQAFFAAQKADGASGIMIKAIGGGGGRGMRAVIDAAEVAAAYERCRSEARAAFGVDGVYVERLMTGARHIEVQILGDGSEWPLALGERECTLQRRFQKLVEIAPSPSLPQPLRERITKDALRMAARLRYESLGTFEFLVDSQSQELPYVFIEANPRLQVEHTITEEVFGVDLVQAQIRIAAGEHFADLGLDVNLPPRPRGYAMQWRINAETLDAQGRSRPGSGRIAELSWPQGPGIRTDSHAVQGASPSPHYDSLLAKLIVHSPAARFEDVLRRSQRALGESHVKGLATNLPLLQALAGRPEMQAQAVHTRWLEEVLPELVDAAESIATSACHEVVSEGNKSEKANHSAQAAPENAVLAPMPARVVQWSVAEGDSVPHGAELGILEAMKMQHVLLAQQAGTVGQLLAEPGSYVVQDQPLLVLAPAEGDAAHARAEQQAQDPDHIRADLQRVKDRHAFTQDAARPEAMDKRHAQGGRSARENIADLCDAGSFIEYGALAIAAQTRRRSMEDLVANTPADGMVTGIGSINSAQFGEEKARAVVMAYDATVLAGTQGSRNHAKTDRMLGIALQQKLPVVLFAEGGGGRPGDTDTPVVAGLHVHTFAAYAALSGQVPVVGITHGRCFAGNAALLGCSDIIIATRASTIGMGGPAMIEGGGLGVFKPEQVGPSGVQHANGVIDILVEDEAQAVVAAKHYLSFFQGRTHEWNAPDQRQLRHVVPENRLRAYDTRAAMAHLVDEGSLLMLRTGFGAGIHTALARIEGRPVGLMANNPSHLGGAIDADAADKAARFMQLCNAHGIAIVSLVDTPGFMVGPEVEKTGQVRHVSRLFVTAAKLRVPYFSVVLRKGYGLGAMGMTAGSFHAPIFNVAWPTGEFGAMGLEGAVRLGFRKELEALPEGAEREALFQKLLAQQYAHGEAMHMASTLEIDAVIDPAETRAWLVRGLAGARLRDEPTRFVDTW is encoded by the coding sequence ATGTTTGAAAAAGTCCTGATCGCCAACCGTGGCGAAATCGCGGTGCGCATCATCCGCGCGCTGCAGGAGCTGGGTATCGCCAGCCTGGCCGTGTATGCACAAGACGATGCGGCGGCCCTGCATGTCAACGCCGATGAGGCCGTGGCGCTGAATGCCAGCGGCCCGGCGGCCTATCTCGATGGCGCACAGCTGCTGCGGATCGCGCAGGAGCATGGCTGCGACGCTCTGCATCCCGGCTATGGATTTCTCAGCGAGAACGCGGACTTCGCGCGCGCCTGTGCGGCGGCAGGCCTGCGCTTCATCGGTCCCACACCCGAGCAACTGGCTCTGCTGGGTGACAAGGCCAGAGCCCGCGCACTGGCCCAGCAATGTGAGGTACCGCTGATGCCCGGCAGCCAGGAGGCCGTGACGCTGGAGCAGGCCCAGGCCTTCTTCGCGGCGCAGAAAGCCGACGGTGCCAGCGGCATCATGATCAAGGCCATAGGCGGTGGCGGCGGGCGCGGCATGCGCGCCGTGATCGACGCCGCTGAGGTCGCTGCCGCCTATGAGCGCTGCCGCAGCGAGGCCAGAGCCGCGTTTGGTGTGGATGGCGTCTATGTGGAGCGCCTGATGACGGGCGCCCGCCATATCGAGGTGCAGATTCTGGGTGATGGCAGCGAATGGCCGCTCGCGCTGGGCGAGCGTGAATGCACGCTGCAGCGGCGCTTTCAGAAACTGGTGGAAATCGCGCCCAGCCCCAGCCTGCCGCAGCCGCTGCGCGAACGCATCACCAAGGACGCGCTGCGCATGGCGGCCAGGCTGCGCTACGAGAGTCTGGGTACGTTCGAGTTTCTCGTCGACTCGCAGTCGCAGGAACTGCCTTATGTGTTCATCGAGGCCAACCCGCGCCTGCAGGTCGAGCACACGATTACCGAGGAGGTCTTTGGCGTCGATCTGGTGCAGGCTCAGATCCGCATCGCGGCGGGCGAGCATTTTGCCGACCTGGGGCTGGACGTGAACCTGCCGCCCCGGCCGCGCGGCTATGCCATGCAGTGGCGCATCAATGCCGAAACGCTGGATGCGCAAGGCCGGTCACGTCCCGGCAGCGGCCGCATTGCCGAGCTGAGCTGGCCGCAGGGGCCGGGCATTCGTACAGACAGCCATGCCGTGCAAGGCGCAAGCCCATCGCCGCATTACGACAGTCTGTTGGCCAAGCTCATTGTCCATAGCCCTGCCGCACGCTTCGAGGATGTGCTGCGCCGCTCGCAGCGCGCGCTGGGCGAAAGTCATGTGAAGGGGCTGGCCACCAACTTGCCACTGCTGCAGGCGCTGGCCGGCAGGCCCGAAATGCAGGCCCAGGCCGTGCACACACGCTGGCTGGAAGAGGTGCTGCCAGAGCTGGTGGATGCTGCTGAATCAATAGCTACTAGCGCTTGCCATGAAGTGGTTTCAGAGGGGAATAAATCTGAAAAAGCCAACCATTCAGCGCAAGCAGCTCCCGAAAACGCAGTGCTGGCCCCCATGCCCGCGCGCGTCGTGCAGTGGAGCGTGGCCGAGGGCGACAGCGTGCCGCACGGTGCCGAGCTGGGCATTCTCGAGGCCATGAAGATGCAGCATGTGCTGCTGGCCCAGCAGGCCGGCACCGTGGGCCAGCTGCTGGCCGAGCCCGGCAGCTATGTGGTGCAGGACCAGCCGCTGCTGGTGCTGGCGCCGGCCGAGGGCGATGCCGCCCATGCCCGGGCCGAGCAGCAGGCGCAGGACCCGGACCATATCCGCGCCGACCTGCAGCGCGTGAAAGACCGCCACGCCTTCACGCAGGACGCGGCGCGGCCAGAGGCCATGGACAAGCGCCATGCCCAGGGCGGCCGCAGCGCGCGCGAGAACATCGCCGACCTCTGCGATGCGGGCAGCTTCATCGAATACGGTGCGCTGGCGATTGCCGCGCAGACGCGCCGGCGCAGCATGGAAGACCTGGTGGCCAACACGCCGGCTGACGGCATGGTCACGGGCATAGGCTCCATCAATAGCGCGCAGTTCGGCGAGGAGAAGGCGCGCGCCGTGGTCATGGCCTATGACGCCACCGTGCTGGCCGGCACCCAGGGCTCGCGCAACCATGCCAAGACCGACCGCATGCTGGGCATCGCCCTGCAGCAGAAGCTGCCCGTGGTGCTGTTCGCCGAAGGCGGCGGCGGGCGCCCCGGCGACACCGACACGCCCGTGGTCGCAGGCCTGCATGTGCACACCTTCGCGGCCTATGCGGCGCTGTCGGGCCAGGTGCCCGTGGTGGGCATTACCCACGGCCGCTGCTTTGCGGGCAATGCGGCCCTGCTGGGCTGCAGCGACATCATCATCGCCACGCGCGCCAGCACCATAGGCATGGGCGGGCCGGCCATGATCGAGGGCGGCGGCCTGGGCGTTTTCAAGCCCGAGCAGGTGGGTCCCAGCGGCGTGCAGCATGCCAACGGTGTGATCGACATCCTGGTCGAGGACGAGGCCCAGGCCGTGGTGGCGGCCAAGCATTACCTGTCGTTCTTCCAGGGCCGCACGCATGAATGGAATGCGCCCGACCAGCGGCAGCTGCGCCATGTGGTGCCCGAGAACCGCCTGCGCGCCTACGACACGCGCGCGGCCATGGCGCATCTGGTGGATGAGGGCAGCCTGCTCATGTTGCGCACGGGCTTTGGCGCCGGCATCCACACGGCGCTGGCGCGCATCGAGGGCCGGCCTGTGGGGCTGATGGCCAACAATCCCTCGCACCTGGGCGGGGCTATTGATGCCGATGCCGCCGACAAGGCTGCGCGCTTCATGCAGCTGTGCAATGCGCATGGCATTGCCATCGTCAGCCTGGTCGACACGCCCGGCTTCATGGTCGGGCCCGAGGTGGAGAAAACAGGCCAGGTGCGCCATGTCAGCCGCCTGTTCGTCACGGCCGCCAAGCTGCGCGTGCCGTACTTCAGCGTGGTGCTGCGCAAGGGCTACGGCCTGGGCGCCATGGGCATGACGGCGGGCAGCTTCCATGCGCCCATCTTCAACGTGGCCTGGCCCACGGGCGAGTTCGGCGCCATGGGCCTTGAGGGCGCGGTACGCCTGGGCTTCCGCAAGGAGCTCGAAGCCCTGCCCGAGGGGGCTGAGCGCGAGGCGCTGTTCCAGAAGCTGCTGGCCCAGCAGTACGCGCACGGCGAGGCCATGCACATGGCGTCCACGCTGGAGATCGACGCCGTGATCGACCCCGCCGAGACGCGCGCCTGGCTGGTGCGCGGGCTGGCAGGCGCCCGCCTGCGCGATGAACCCACCCGGTTTGTCGATACCTGGTAG
- a CDS encoding PilT/PilU family type 4a pilus ATPase: MERDQASKFINDLLKLMVSRNGSDLFITAEFPPAIKIDGKVTKVSPQPLSPLHTLALARSIMSDKQVADFEHTKECNFAISPAGVGRFRVNAFVQQGKVGMVLRTIPTTLPTIDGLGVPQILKEVTMTKRGLCILVGATGSGKSTTLAAMVDWRNENSFGHIITVEDPVEFVHPHKNCVVTQREVGLDTDSWEAALKNTLRQAPDVILMGEIRDRETMEHAIAFSETGHLCLATLHANSANQALDRIVNFFPEERRPQLLMDVSLNLRAIVSQRLIPKQDAKGRVAAIEVMLNSPLIADLIFKGEVAEIKEIMKKSRNIGMQTFDQALFDLFESNLITYEDALRNADSVNDLRLQIKLNSQRARTQDLAAGTEHLTIV; this comes from the coding sequence ATGGAACGCGATCAGGCCAGTAAATTCATCAACGATCTGCTCAAGCTCATGGTCAGCCGCAACGGCAGCGACCTGTTCATCACGGCGGAGTTTCCGCCAGCCATCAAGATCGATGGCAAGGTGACCAAGGTCTCGCCCCAGCCGCTGTCGCCGTTGCACACGCTGGCTCTGGCCCGTTCCATCATGAGCGACAAGCAGGTGGCCGACTTCGAGCACACCAAGGAGTGCAACTTCGCCATCTCTCCGGCCGGCGTGGGGCGTTTTCGCGTCAATGCCTTTGTGCAGCAGGGCAAGGTCGGCATGGTTCTGCGGACCATCCCCACCACGCTGCCCACGATCGACGGCCTGGGTGTGCCCCAGATCCTCAAGGAAGTGACCATGACCAAGCGTGGTCTGTGCATCCTGGTGGGCGCCACGGGCTCGGGTAAATCGACCACTCTGGCCGCCATGGTGGACTGGCGCAACGAGAATTCCTTCGGCCACATCATCACCGTGGAAGACCCCGTGGAATTCGTGCATCCGCACAAGAACTGCGTGGTCACGCAACGCGAGGTGGGTCTGGATACGGACAGCTGGGAAGCCGCGCTCAAGAACACGCTGCGCCAGGCGCCCGACGTGATTCTGATGGGCGAAATCCGCGACCGCGAGACCATGGAGCACGCGATTGCCTTCTCCGAAACCGGGCACCTGTGCCTGGCCACGCTGCACGCCAACAGCGCCAACCAGGCACTGGACCGCATCGTCAACTTCTTCCCCGAAGAGCGCCGCCCCCAGCTGCTGATGGATGTGTCGCTGAATCTGCGCGCCATCGTCTCCCAGCGCCTGATTCCCAAGCAGGACGCCAAGGGCCGCGTGGCCGCCATCGAGGTGATGCTGAACTCCCCCCTGATTGCCGATCTGATCTTCAAGGGCGAAGTCGCCGAGATCAAGGAGATCATGAAGAAGAGCCGCAACATCGGTATGCAGACCTTTGACCAGGCGCTGTTCGACCTCTTCGAGTCCAATCTCATCACCTATGAGGATGCGCTGCGCAATGCCGACTCGGTCAATGACCTGCGCCTGCAGATCAAGCTCAACAGCCAGCGCGCCCGCACCCAGGATCTGGCTGCTGGTACCGAGCATCTGACGATCGTTTAG
- a CDS encoding AMP-binding protein produces the protein MAESETLIPLHEALRRNARNHPERDAYIWYGQHISWRQMDEASDAVAARLQALGVKKGEPVALFMNNCPQYIVAHYAVQKIGAIVCPCGPLNKEHELEYQLNDLQARVIIAADVLLPVVDKVRSTTALQHVLAVRYADWLPAQPTLQLPAELLAPVQPLPQGVESVWDIMHSGARPEPVAVSMDDVALMTYTSGTTGLPKGAMLSFGAAAHKTAGASAATGVNDQDMLLAVAPLYHIAGMSMGVNMPVHSGATCVLLHRFDPLAVAQALERYRVSWWYSIAPMNVALMQVPGVEKMDFSALRRNTVTSFGITYTEDLAQKWRRFAPNAISSEAAYGLSETHTMDTFMPGDAIRWGTHGKPVPGNEIRVIDPETGAPLAPNEVGEIIIRGPGNFKGYWNKPEATAKTLKNGWVHTGDMGKFDEDGYLTFIGRFKEMIKVSGYSVFPEEVETILIKHPAVAQAAVIGVADPQKGEVVRAFIVCKSGQSVDADALLAWCKDNMASYKAPRELRFIDALPATGAGKVLRRLLRDIP, from the coding sequence ATGGCTGAATCCGAGACCCTCATTCCCTTGCATGAGGCCTTGCGCCGCAACGCGCGCAACCATCCCGAGCGCGATGCCTATATCTGGTACGGACAGCACATCAGCTGGCGGCAGATGGATGAGGCCAGCGATGCCGTGGCGGCTCGCCTGCAGGCCCTGGGGGTGAAGAAGGGTGAGCCTGTGGCGCTGTTCATGAACAACTGCCCGCAGTACATCGTTGCGCATTACGCGGTGCAGAAGATAGGCGCCATCGTCTGCCCCTGTGGGCCGCTGAACAAGGAGCATGAGCTCGAATACCAGCTCAATGACCTGCAGGCCCGCGTCATCATCGCCGCCGATGTGCTGCTGCCCGTGGTGGACAAGGTGCGCAGCACCACGGCACTCCAGCATGTGCTGGCCGTGCGCTATGCCGACTGGCTGCCCGCGCAACCCACGCTGCAGCTGCCTGCCGAGCTGCTGGCCCCGGTGCAGCCTTTGCCGCAGGGCGTGGAGTCGGTGTGGGACATCATGCACAGCGGCGCCAGGCCCGAGCCCGTGGCAGTCTCCATGGATGACGTGGCGCTCATGACATATACCTCGGGCACCACAGGTCTGCCCAAGGGCGCGATGCTGAGCTTCGGGGCTGCCGCGCACAAGACGGCGGGTGCCTCTGCAGCAACCGGAGTGAACGATCAGGATATGCTGCTGGCCGTGGCGCCGCTCTATCACATTGCCGGCATGTCCATGGGTGTGAACATGCCTGTGCATTCGGGGGCGACCTGCGTGCTGCTGCACCGTTTCGACCCGCTGGCCGTGGCCCAGGCGCTGGAGCGCTATCGCGTGAGCTGGTGGTACAGCATCGCGCCCATGAATGTGGCGCTGATGCAGGTTCCTGGTGTGGAGAAGATGGACTTCAGCGCGCTGCGCCGCAATACCGTCACCAGTTTCGGCATCACCTATACCGAGGATCTGGCGCAGAAATGGCGCCGGTTCGCGCCCAATGCCATCTCCAGCGAAGCGGCCTACGGCCTTTCGGAAACCCACACCATGGACACCTTCATGCCCGGCGATGCCATACGCTGGGGCACACATGGCAAGCCAGTGCCGGGCAATGAGATCCGCGTGATAGACCCGGAAACCGGTGCACCGCTCGCGCCGAACGAAGTGGGTGAAATCATCATTCGCGGCCCCGGCAACTTCAAGGGCTACTGGAACAAGCCCGAAGCCACGGCCAAGACGCTCAAGAACGGCTGGGTCCATACGGGCGACATGGGCAAGTTCGACGAGGACGGCTATCTGACCTTCATCGGTCGCTTCAAGGAAATGATCAAGGTCTCGGGCTACAGCGTCTTCCCCGAGGAGGTGGAAACCATTCTGATCAAGCATCCGGCGGTGGCGCAGGCCGCCGTGATCGGAGTTGCCGATCCGCAAAAGGGCGAGGTCGTGCGCGCCTTCATCGTCTGCAAGAGCGGCCAGAGCGTGGATGCCGATGCGCTGCTGGCCTGGTGCAAGGACAACATGGCCAGCTACAAGGCGCCGCGCGAGCTGCGGTTCATCGACGCGCTGCCCGCCACGGGTGCGGGCAAGGTGCTCAGGCGGTTGCTGAGAGACATTCCATGA
- a CDS encoding branched-chain amino acid ABC transporter substrate-binding protein, with product MPIRFSTIAVAAALCAGAASAQTAEPFKIAFIDPLSGPFANVGELMRNHVLYAVDDVNAKGGLYNGAKLQMLQFDSKLSAQESQSALQAAIDQGARVVVTGGSGSSVVTALVQAASRYNQRNPGKEVLVLNHSSIDPELTGKSCSFWHFMFDANTAMRMQAIANYIKTQPEIKKVFLLNQDYAHGKQWAHYGRDMMGKARPDIQFVGETLHPMGRIKDFSPYVAKMKDLGTDSVITGNWGQDLALLLKSAGDAGYDLRYFNHSAGGMPGTVTTISQTKLGRVTWVAEWHPGQADRPLADARAKEYKAKMNQDFLAPRMDLVPRMLAAAMAKAQSTEPVKIAKAMEDMQMDTIFGPVKMRAKDHQLLLPQVVNAIAPVDGKTVKTGWEGTNYGFRTDAVYSAQQVELPTECQMKRP from the coding sequence ATGCCCATCCGCTTTTCTACCATTGCCGTGGCCGCTGCGCTATGCGCAGGCGCCGCTTCGGCGCAGACTGCAGAGCCGTTCAAGATCGCCTTCATCGACCCGCTTTCCGGCCCGTTTGCCAATGTGGGCGAGCTGATGCGCAACCATGTGCTCTATGCCGTTGATGACGTGAATGCCAAAGGCGGCCTCTACAACGGCGCCAAGCTGCAGATGCTGCAATTCGACAGCAAGCTCTCGGCCCAGGAAAGCCAGAGCGCACTGCAGGCTGCCATCGACCAGGGCGCACGCGTGGTGGTCACGGGCGGCTCGGGCTCATCGGTGGTGACGGCGCTGGTGCAGGCTGCGTCCCGCTACAACCAGCGCAATCCGGGCAAGGAGGTCCTGGTGCTCAACCACAGCTCCATAGACCCCGAGCTGACCGGCAAGTCCTGCAGCTTCTGGCACTTCATGTTCGATGCCAACACTGCCATGCGCATGCAGGCGATCGCCAACTACATCAAGACCCAGCCCGAGATCAAAAAAGTCTTTTTGCTCAATCAGGACTATGCCCACGGCAAGCAATGGGCCCACTATGGCCGTGACATGATGGGCAAGGCCAGGCCCGATATCCAGTTTGTCGGCGAAACCCTGCACCCCATGGGCCGCATCAAGGACTTCTCGCCCTATGTGGCCAAGATGAAGGACTTGGGTACGGACTCGGTCATCACCGGCAACTGGGGGCAGGACCTGGCACTGCTGCTCAAGTCTGCAGGTGATGCGGGCTACGACCTGCGCTACTTCAACCATAGCGCGGGCGGCATGCCCGGCACCGTCACCACCATCTCCCAGACCAAGTTGGGCCGGGTCACCTGGGTCGCCGAATGGCATCCCGGCCAGGCCGACCGACCGCTGGCCGATGCCCGCGCCAAGGAATACAAGGCCAAGATGAACCAGGACTTTCTGGCCCCGCGCATGGACCTGGTGCCGCGCATGCTGGCCGCCGCCATGGCCAAGGCACAGTCCACCGAGCCCGTGAAAATCGCCAAGGCCATGGAAGACATGCAGATGGATACCATCTTCGGCCCCGTGAAGATGCGTGCCAAGGACCATCAGCTGTTATTGCCCCAGGTGGTCAACGCCATTGCACCCGTGGATGGCAAGACGGTGAAAACGGGCTGGGAAGGCACGAACTACGGCTTCAGAACCGATGCCGTTTATTCAGCGCAGCAGGTCGAACTGCCGACCGAATGCCAGATGAAAAGGCCTTAA